The genomic window TCTAAATGCAATTCATTAGAAGAACTTCATAACCACCCACTTTATCAAAAATTAAAGCCAGAAATTGAAAAAGTAACTAATGGCATAGAATATCGTAACAGCAATAATTTATCGCTACCTACAAAACCTTTTTATAGAGCAGTAGCCTGGAATATAGAAAGGGGTATGTGTTATGACGAAATATTAGAAGAGCTTAGAAGTCATCCAATGTTAAAACCTGCTGATTTACTTTTGTTAACAGAAACAGACTCAGGAATGGCACGTTCTAAAAATCTAAATATTGCTAGGGAACTAGCTTTAGCTCTAGGAATGAACTATTATTTTGTCCCTGCTTATATAAATCTTTGTAAAGGTAATGGTATGGAAGTAGATTTTGCAGGCGATGCTGGAGATAATGACCTTGCATTGCATGGGAATGCCATACTATCGCGTTACCCTATAAAAGATTTACAAAGAATCCCACTAAAAAATGCTAAAGATAAAATGGCAGGAAAAGAAAAACGTATTGGAAACCAACAAGCCCTAGCCGCAACTATAGAATTTCCTCAAGGAGATTTAAGAACTGTTTGTATCCATTTAGACGCACTTTCAACCCAAAAACAACGCGAGCAACAAATGATTTCTATCCTTGAACGACTAGAAGTAAATAAACAAATGCCTGTTTTACTTGGAGGAGATTGGAACACTAGCACATATAATTCAAGTCATGCTTTTTATGCTATTTGTGGTTTTTGGTATCGGGTTTTTATGGGTGTTGGCAATGTGATTGCTAATCATTATCCTTATCCAGACCGATATTTTGAACGAGGACTATTTGAGTCATTAAAAAAAGCTGGTTTTGAATATGAAAAATCTAATGAACTAGGCGCAGGAACTAATCATTATTCTAGCGATGATATGAAGAAATATAAAATTTTAAGAGATTGGGTTCCTCATTGGTGTTTTGCTTTTATTGAATGGGCTTTGCGTCCACATGGCGGGCGTTGCTCACTAAAATTAGACTGGTTTGCTTCACGAAACTTAAATCTTGTAAAAGCTACAGATAAGCTAGAATATAATGGTTTAACGGCTACTGCCCCTAAAGTAATTAATGGTCTAAAGAGAGATGGAAAAGAACTTTCTGACCATGACCCAATTGTAGTTGATTTTGTTTTATAAACCATTTTAGGAGTTATTTATATGGAACAAGTTGTTGCTGACACAATGAAAAAACTAATAGAACTCACTAAAAAAGGGACTTTACGCTGGCACGCTAGTATGTTTTGGGGAACAGGCTACACTACAGTTTATCGTAATGTTGTTCTACGTATTCAACCTGATAAGCTAGAATTAAGTAATGCTGAAGGAGATGTTGCCCGTTTTGAAATTGCTACTTGTGGCAATTCCATTACTCCTTATTTAGCAGATTTACATGCAGGGGCCCGTCGTGCAATCTCAAATTACCAATCTGTGCAAATTAAAGGCTTAGATAATATGATGGAAGGGATTTGTCAGACTATTTTGGCTGAAGAAGATTAAGCTAAATTATTGATTAAACAAAAAATAACCCAGTGTTATTAATCTTTAATAGCACTGGGTTATTTTTATCTAATCAAAACTATTTATGCGCTTACCTTTGTAGCAGCTTCAGTTTTATAAATTGGAGTACACCAATCTAAATATTTTTTATTATGCCCTCTAACTACATCAGTATAAAGCTTTTGTAGTTTTAGTGTAATTGGCCCAGGATTACCATCACCTACTTTTCGATGATCAACAGAACCTATTGGAGCAATTTGCGCACCTGTTCCACAGAAAAACAACTCATCTGCAATATAGAGTTCTGAACGGTCAATTTGTCGGACTTCCATTTCTGTATTTATTTCTTCTTTGGCGATTCGTGCAAGAGTAGTTCGGGTAATTCCTTCTAAAATATTAGCTGTAATTGGAGTAGTAATTAACTTACCCTCTCGTACCATAAAAATATTCATTGCCGCACCTTCAGCAACATGACCATCATTATTTAGTACAACTGCTTCATCAAAACCATTGTCACGCGCTTCTGTTGCCGCTAAAGCAGAATTTACATAAGAGCCACAGATTTTTCCTCTAGGTGGAATAGAATTATCTTCTACTCTACGCCAAGATGAAATACAAACTTTTAATGCTCGATTTGTAGCAATATAGTCATCCATTGGTACAGCAAAAACAGTAAAATCAATACCTGGAGATAGCTTAGTACCTATTTGACAAGCGGTTTTATAAGCAAGTGGGCGAATATAAATATCACGACGGAAATTATTTCGCTTTACTAAGTCACAAGTTAAATCAGCTAGTTCTTGCTCATTAAAAGGTAGCTCGATTTTGATGATTTTGCAGCTTTTTAGCATACGTCGATAGTGTTCTACTAGACGAAATAAATACATTTCTTCTTCATCAGGGTTATAGTATCCACGGATTCCTTCAAAAATTGCAGTTCCATAATTAAAACCATGTACCTGCACACTTATTTTAGCGTCAGAAAGAGGAACAAATTTCCCCTCAAAAAAAGCAATTGCACTATCGGTCATAAATCCTCCTGAAAAATATAGGGTCAATAGTTAGTTGTTAAAATTTAGGCTTTTTAATTAAATACTTAAATTGGTTAAAGGTTTTGCTATATCAAAGGTAAAGTATTTTGCTTAAAATTATCACTTGCAGATGAGTAAGAACGATTAAGCAATTTAATAGCTGTCTGTCCTAATATCTTAAGCCCTCGATCTAGCTCTGTTTCTGTTAAATTTCCAAAACTAAGCCGCAAAGTATTATGGCCGCTACCATCAATATGAAACAAATGTCCACGAGAAAAAACTACTCCCGCTTGCCTAGTTTCAAGCAATAACTCTGTTGTATCAATTTGATATGGTAATTTTACCCAGCAAAAAAGACCTCCTTGGGGTTCACTCCACTGAGTATTGGCTGGAAAATAACTTTGCAGACGAGAAATTACAAAATCCCTCCGTCGCCTATAAATTGCCCGTACACGT from Blastocatellia bacterium includes these protein-coding regions:
- a CDS encoding branched-chain amino acid transaminase, translating into MTDSAIAFFEGKFVPLSDAKISVQVHGFNYGTAIFEGIRGYYNPDEEEMYLFRLVEHYRRMLKSCKIIKIELPFNEQELADLTCDLVKRNNFRRDIYIRPLAYKTACQIGTKLSPGIDFTVFAVPMDDYIATNRALKVCISSWRRVEDNSIPPRGKICGSYVNSALAATEARDNGFDEAVVLNNDGHVAEGAAMNIFMVREGKLITTPITANILEGITRTTLARIAKEEINTEMEVRQIDRSELYIADELFFCGTGAQIAPIGSVDHRKVGDGNPGPITLKLQKLYTDVVRGHNKKYLDWCTPIYKTEAATKVSA
- a CDS encoding endonuclease/exonuclease/phosphatase family protein; this translates as MANGSVITDEQVTDVVLKHQLIPYFAELSKCNSLEELHNHPLYQKLKPEIEKVTNGIEYRNSNNLSLPTKPFYRAVAWNIERGMCYDEILEELRSHPMLKPADLLLLTETDSGMARSKNLNIARELALALGMNYYFVPAYINLCKGNGMEVDFAGDAGDNDLALHGNAILSRYPIKDLQRIPLKNAKDKMAGKEKRIGNQQALAATIEFPQGDLRTVCIHLDALSTQKQREQQMISILERLEVNKQMPVLLGGDWNTSTYNSSHAFYAICGFWYRVFMGVGNVIANHYPYPDRYFERGLFESLKKAGFEYEKSNELGAGTNHYSSDDMKKYKILRDWVPHWCFAFIEWALRPHGGRCSLKLDWFASRNLNLVKATDKLEYNGLTATAPKVINGLKRDGKELSDHDPIVVDFVL